One Ricinus communis isolate WT05 ecotype wild-type chromosome 7, ASM1957865v1, whole genome shotgun sequence genomic region harbors:
- the LOC125370577 gene encoding chloroplast envelope membrane protein-like translates to MKKKTFIPFLYLTAIVFLPWWISFLFNKSLESWVINWCNTSKSETFVNDIQEKSILEKFIELEELVRLDEMIKEYPETHLQKFRIGIHKETIQLIKMHNEDYIHTILHFSTNIICFVILSGYSILSNEELIILNSWVQEFLYNLSDTIKAFFILLLTDLCIGFHSPHGWELMIGSVYKDFGFAHNDQIISGLVSTFPVILDTIFKYLIFRYLNRVSPSLVVIYHSMND, encoded by the coding sequence atgaaaaaaaaaacatttattCCCTTTCTATATCTTACAGCTATAGTTTTTTTGCCCTGGTGgatctcttttttatttaataaaagtttggAATCTTGGGTTATTAATTGGTGTAATACTAGTAAATCCGAAACTTTTGTAAATGATATTCAAGAAAAAAGTATTCTAGAAAAGTTCATAGAATTAGAGGAACTCGTTCGCTTGGACGAAATGATAAAGGAATATCCGGAAACACATCTACAAAAGTTTCGTATCGGAATTCACAAAGAAACAATCCAATTGATCAAGATGCACAATGAGGATTATATCCATACGATTTTGCACTTCTCGACAAATATAATCTGTTTCGTTATTCTAAGTGgttattctattttaagtAATGAAGAacttattattcttaattcttgGGTTCAAGAATTCCTATATAATTTAAGCGACACAATAAAAgcttttttcattcttttattaacCGATTTATGTATAGGATTCCATTCACCCCATGGTTGGGAACTAATGATTGGCTCGGTCTACAAAGATTTTGGGTTTGCTCATAATGATCAAATTATATCTGGCCTTGTTTCCACTTTTCCAGTCATCCTCGatacaatttttaaatatttgattttccGTTATTTAAATCGCGTATCTCCGTCACTTGTAGTGATTTATCATTCAATGAATGACTGA